A genomic window from Leisingera sp. M658 includes:
- a CDS encoding AMP-binding protein: MGFRDPLYVMFSSGTTGKPKCIEHSGGGTLLRMLVEQQLHCDLRPGDRMFYYTHLQLDDVELAGGGAGVGGRDRAV, encoded by the coding sequence ATGGGCTTTCGCGATCCGCTCTATGTGATGTTCTCCTCCGGCACCACGGGCAAGCCGAAATGCATCGAGCATTCGGGCGGCGGCACCCTGTTGCGGATGCTGGTAGAGCAGCAGCTGCATTGCGACCTGCGCCCGGGCGACCGGATGTTTTATTACACCCACCTGCAACTGGATGATGTGGAACTGGCAGGTGGCGGCGCTGGCGTCGGAGGCCGTGATCGTGCTGTTTGA